The proteins below come from a single Piscinibacter gummiphilus genomic window:
- a CDS encoding flavin-dependent oxidoreductase, translated as MNIAIAGGGIGGLTLALALHQRGISCTVYEAAPQLRPLGVGVNLLPHSVKELTELGLQEALAATAIETASLTYYNKFGQTIWSEPRGIAAGYPVPQYSIHRGELHMILLDAVLRRLGPERVVLGHQLTGFVNSGQKVQATFTRLLDNSAVTVEADALVAADGIHSAARKQMWPDEGAPRYGQRVLWRAITEGEPFGDGRSMFMAGHPDVKFVAYPISRKLAEQGRSRINWIAELSVPEMPTRTDWNRQVDIGVFAAPFDSWNWEWIDIPKLIRGASAVYEFPLVDRDPLPHWRQGRVTLLGDAAHPMYPIGSNGASQAILDVRALADALAGKGQLDAALDAYEAERLPKTANIVLLNRQNGPEQVMAIAEQRAPEGFKHIHDVMPREELEGIAARYKQVAGFTKDQVKKA; from the coding sequence ATGAACATCGCAATTGCCGGTGGCGGGATCGGCGGCCTGACCCTGGCCTTGGCGCTTCACCAGCGCGGCATCTCGTGCACGGTCTATGAAGCGGCGCCGCAACTGCGCCCCCTGGGCGTGGGCGTGAACCTGCTGCCGCATTCGGTGAAGGAATTGACCGAACTCGGCCTGCAGGAGGCGCTCGCGGCCACCGCCATCGAGACCGCGTCGCTGACCTACTACAACAAGTTCGGCCAGACGATCTGGAGCGAGCCGCGTGGCATCGCCGCGGGCTACCCGGTGCCGCAGTACTCCATCCACCGCGGCGAACTCCACATGATCCTGCTCGACGCGGTGCTGCGCCGCCTCGGGCCCGAGCGGGTCGTGCTGGGCCATCAGCTGACTGGTTTCGTCAACAGCGGCCAGAAGGTGCAGGCGACGTTCACGCGATTGCTCGACAACAGCGCCGTCACCGTCGAGGCCGACGCACTGGTGGCGGCCGATGGCATCCACTCCGCTGCGCGCAAGCAGATGTGGCCCGATGAAGGCGCGCCGCGCTACGGCCAGCGCGTGCTGTGGCGCGCGATCACCGAAGGCGAGCCCTTCGGCGACGGCCGCTCGATGTTCATGGCGGGCCACCCCGACGTGAAGTTCGTGGCCTACCCGATCTCGCGCAAGCTGGCCGAGCAGGGCCGCTCGCGCATCAACTGGATCGCCGAGCTGTCGGTGCCCGAGATGCCGACGCGCACCGACTGGAACCGCCAGGTCGACATCGGCGTGTTCGCTGCACCCTTCGACAGCTGGAACTGGGAATGGATCGACATTCCCAAGCTGATTCGCGGCGCCTCGGCCGTCTACGAATTCCCGCTCGTCGACCGCGATCCGTTGCCGCACTGGCGCCAGGGCCGCGTCACGCTGCTGGGCGATGCCGCGCACCCGATGTACCCCATCGGCTCGAATGGCGCCTCGCAGGCCATCCTTGACGTGCGCGCGCTCGCCGATGCACTGGCCGGCAAGGGCCAGCTCGACGCCGCGCTCGACGCCTACGAGGCCGAGCGCCTGCCGAAGACGGCCAACATCGTCCTGCTCAACCGCCAGAACGGCCCCGAGCAGGTGATGGCGATTGCCGAGCAGCGTGCGCCCGAGGGCTTCAAGCACATCCATGACGTGATGCCGCGCGAGGAGCTGGAAGGCATCGCGGCGCGCTACAAGCAGGTCGCCGGGTTCACCAAGGACCAGGTCAAGAAGGCCTGA